From a region of the Streptomyces sp. NBC_00193 genome:
- a CDS encoding DUF3558 domain-containing protein produces MQRKTVRVRGVRRVRGVLPAIAMLTALAAGLTACTDGGGSGTKIDAKAGANAGTGAQPGKYRSLPMPCKAADAKKVKAMLPAPDTLAPEAREALYAGVADASYDADRRVGCRWTAQTPTETRLLSVGFERVVSYDRATTSDDDKARQVYGRQLTAANLPAPAPSASPTPSGSGAPTPGAPTPGAPAASTGASTDPGASGSPSPAPELGSRVLEGLGNEAFLDDKLAAAGASAAQARTVRIVFRTSNVIVTVEYSVQPALPGTIPPSGETQDRARQLAQALVERFNE; encoded by the coding sequence GTGCAGCGCAAGACGGTGCGGGTACGCGGAGTACGTCGAGTACGTGGAGTCCTGCCAGCCATCGCGATGCTCACCGCCCTCGCGGCCGGCCTCACCGCCTGCACCGACGGGGGCGGATCCGGCACCAAAATCGATGCGAAGGCCGGTGCGAACGCCGGTACGGGCGCCCAGCCCGGCAAGTACCGCAGCCTGCCCATGCCCTGCAAAGCCGCCGACGCCAAGAAGGTCAAGGCGATGCTTCCGGCCCCGGACACCCTCGCCCCCGAGGCCCGCGAGGCGCTCTACGCCGGGGTCGCCGACGCCTCGTACGACGCCGACCGGCGCGTCGGCTGCCGCTGGACCGCGCAGACGCCGACCGAGACCCGGCTGCTGTCGGTGGGCTTCGAGCGCGTGGTCTCGTACGACCGGGCCACCACGAGCGACGACGACAAGGCGCGGCAGGTCTACGGCCGCCAGCTCACCGCCGCCAACCTGCCCGCCCCGGCGCCGTCGGCGAGCCCGACGCCGTCCGGGTCCGGCGCACCCACGCCCGGCGCACCCACGCCCGGGGCGCCGGCTGCGAGCACCGGCGCGAGTACGGACCCGGGTGCGAGCGGCAGCCCCTCCCCCGCGCCCGAGCTCGGCTCCCGCGTGCTCGAAGGGCTCGGCAACGAGGCCTTCCTCGACGACAAGCTCGCCGCCGCCGGCGCCAGCGCCGCCCAGGCACGCACCGTCCGCATTGTGTTCCGTACCTCGAATGTCATCGTCACCGTCGAGTACAGCGTCCAGCCCGCGCTGCCCGGCACGATCCCGCCGAGCGGTGAAACCCAGGACAGGGCACGGCAGTTGGCGCAGGCCCTCGTGGAGCGGTTCAACGAATAG
- a CDS encoding DUF3558 family protein, which produces MHRSASRLTRVLACAAVPVILTVAGCSSDSGKKSGTDSGKKSEASSSAQPSSKPSKEALEKAVYSTLPEPCKAVGAKTIETIVPKAKDANGTAAKSNDLASRATCTWNGLDEAGLKGSQYRWLSISLVRYDSLASVGTGSKRAEDEYAKQVEKAKAVEGAENVKPEEAGGIGDQATSVTFTTKKDGDFFNTSVIARTHNVVITLDYNGTAYEGATAPDQAKLLQDAIAATKETVASVAAANEAKQPEQPAQPEQPSPSNS; this is translated from the coding sequence ATGCACCGATCAGCCTCGCGCCTCACCCGCGTCCTCGCCTGCGCAGCCGTCCCGGTGATCCTCACGGTCGCCGGCTGCTCGTCCGACTCGGGGAAGAAGTCGGGCACCGACAGCGGCAAGAAGTCCGAAGCGTCCTCGTCCGCCCAGCCGAGCTCCAAGCCCTCCAAGGAGGCGCTGGAGAAGGCCGTGTACTCCACGCTGCCGGAGCCGTGCAAGGCGGTGGGTGCGAAGACCATCGAGACGATCGTCCCCAAGGCGAAGGACGCCAACGGCACGGCCGCCAAGTCCAACGACCTCGCCAGCCGGGCCACCTGCACCTGGAACGGCCTGGACGAGGCCGGTCTGAAGGGCTCGCAGTACCGCTGGCTCTCGATCTCCCTGGTCCGTTACGACTCCCTCGCCTCGGTCGGCACCGGCAGCAAGCGCGCCGAGGACGAGTACGCCAAGCAGGTCGAGAAGGCGAAGGCCGTCGAGGGCGCGGAGAACGTGAAGCCGGAGGAGGCGGGCGGCATCGGCGACCAGGCCACCTCCGTCACCTTCACCACCAAGAAGGACGGCGACTTCTTCAACACCTCGGTCATCGCCCGCACGCACAACGTCGTCATCACCCTCGACTACAACGGCACGGCCTACGAGGGCGCGACCGCTCCCGACCAGGCCAAGCTGCTCCAGGACGCCATCGCGGCGACGAAGGAGACCGTGGCCTCGGTCGCGGCCGCCAACGAGGCGAAGCAGCCGGAGCAGCCGGCCCAGCCCGAGCAGCCCTCGCCTTCGAACTCCTGA
- a CDS encoding DUF2637 domain-containing protein yields MAAMQLTRTHRILIGVVVAGAVVIAGIGFAGSYSAVRALALKKGFGSFSLVFPIGIDMGICVLLALDLLLTWIRIPFPLLRQTAWLLTAATIAFNGAAAWPDPLGVGMHAVIPILFVVTVEAARHAVGRIADITADRHMEGVRLTRWLLSPVPTFKLWRRMKLWELRSYEQAVGMEQDRLIYQARLQARYGRAWRRKAPVGALMPLRLARIGVPLSQTAPEGLAAAGIDPLLIPPPPAADPTAPALPAGAEGAPQPAAAALAAPAPADDPVQQHQLAGPGPQYADGPAGPMGPQGHPDAPPFVVDPTAMPAAHNSAWFAAPRAPQAAYEGGYNPQYVEGLEPTPVMPPTGPEQQEPVQDEFPQELPIPGPRQEESFPEGEPPSDDDVKFAEAAYEVFRSHLEENGEVLTAEQLDILLADRYGVVHPRSASLIRKIFPQLKQRYQTELENEHIA; encoded by the coding sequence GTGGCCGCGATGCAGCTGACTCGTACGCACCGGATATTGATCGGTGTGGTGGTCGCCGGAGCCGTCGTCATCGCGGGGATCGGATTCGCCGGTTCGTACTCCGCCGTGCGCGCCCTGGCCCTGAAGAAGGGCTTCGGCTCCTTCTCGCTGGTCTTCCCGATCGGCATCGACATGGGCATCTGCGTCCTGCTCGCGCTGGACCTGCTGCTGACATGGATCCGGATCCCGTTCCCGCTGCTGCGCCAGACGGCGTGGCTGCTGACGGCGGCGACGATCGCCTTCAACGGCGCGGCCGCCTGGCCCGACCCCCTCGGCGTCGGCATGCACGCCGTGATCCCGATCCTCTTCGTGGTCACCGTGGAGGCCGCCCGCCACGCGGTGGGCCGGATCGCGGACATCACCGCCGACCGGCACATGGAAGGCGTCCGCCTCACGCGCTGGCTCCTCTCCCCCGTCCCCACCTTCAAGCTGTGGCGCCGGATGAAGCTGTGGGAGCTGCGCTCCTACGAGCAGGCCGTCGGCATGGAGCAGGACCGTCTGATCTACCAGGCCCGCCTGCAGGCCCGCTACGGCCGCGCCTGGCGCCGCAAGGCCCCCGTCGGGGCCCTGATGCCGCTGCGCCTGGCCCGCATAGGCGTCCCGCTCTCCCAGACCGCCCCCGAGGGGCTGGCGGCGGCGGGCATCGACCCGCTGCTCATCCCGCCGCCCCCGGCCGCGGACCCGACGGCTCCGGCGCTCCCGGCGGGCGCCGAGGGCGCGCCGCAGCCCGCGGCGGCGGCCCTGGCCGCTCCGGCTCCGGCCGACGACCCCGTGCAGCAGCACCAGCTCGCCGGGCCCGGGCCCCAGTACGCGGACGGCCCGGCCGGGCCGATGGGCCCGCAGGGCCACCCCGACGCGCCCCCCTTCGTGGTGGACCCGACCGCCATGCCGGCCGCGCACAACAGCGCCTGGTTCGCGGCGCCCCGCGCGCCGCAGGCCGCGTACGAGGGCGGGTACAACCCGCAGTACGTCGAGGGCCTGGAGCCGACCCCGGTCATGCCCCCGACCGGCCCGGAGCAGCAGGAGCCGGTGCAGGACGAGTTCCCGCAGGAGCTGCCGATACCGGGCCCCCGCCAGGAGGAGTCCTTCCCCGAGGGCGAGCCGCCGAGCGACGACGACGTGAAGTTCGCGGAGGCGGCGTACGAGGTGTTCCGCTCCCACCTGGAGGAGAACGGCGAGGTCCTGACGGCCGAGCAGCTCGACATACTGCTGGCCGACCGGTACGGCGTGGTGCACCCGCGCAGCGCCTCGCTGATCCGCAAGATCTTCCCGCAGCTCAAGCAGCGCTACCAGACCGAGCTGGAGAACGAGCACATCGCGTAA
- the lysS gene encoding lysine--tRNA ligase, translating to MAENAQSSTETDWVSRFADEVIAEAERRAPGKAIVVASGLSPSGPIHLGNLREVMTPHLVADEIRRRGHEVRHLISWDDYDRYRKVPKGIPGVTEESHAQHIGRPLTAVPAPEGSAYPNWSEHFKAAMVEALAELGVEYDPISQTEQYTAGTYREQVLFAMKHRGDIDAILDQYRTKGKPGKKPQQKQVDEAELEAAEGSGAAAEDDGSVGEGGYFPYKPYCAECGKDFTKVTSYDDETTELTYVCTEDEFTETVKLSEFNRGKLVWKVDWPMRWAYEGVIFEPSGVDHSSPGSSFQVGGQIVGIFGGEQPIGPMYAFVGISGMAKMSSSKGGVPTPADALKIMEPQLLRWLYARRKPNQSFKIAFDQEIQRLYDEWDKLEAKVADGSVLPADAAAHARAVRVASHELPRTPRPMAYRTLASVVDITGGHDEQTLRILSDLEPERPLTSLDEVRPRLDRAENWITTQVPADQRTLVREEPDAELLSSLDDEGRESLRRLVDGLDSHWSLDGLTTLVYGVPKVMAGLEPDAKPTPELKIAQRTFFALLYRLLVTRETGPRLPTLLLAVGAERVRKLLAV from the coding sequence GTGGCTGAGAACGCCCAGAGCAGCACCGAGACCGACTGGGTCTCCCGTTTCGCGGACGAGGTCATCGCCGAGGCGGAGCGCCGAGCCCCGGGCAAAGCCATCGTCGTCGCGTCCGGACTCTCCCCCTCCGGCCCGATCCACCTGGGCAACCTCCGCGAGGTCATGACCCCGCACCTGGTCGCGGACGAGATCCGCCGCCGGGGCCACGAGGTCCGCCACCTGATCTCGTGGGACGACTACGACCGGTACCGCAAGGTCCCCAAGGGCATCCCCGGCGTCACCGAGGAGTCGCACGCCCAGCACATCGGCCGCCCGCTGACCGCCGTGCCCGCCCCCGAGGGATCCGCGTACCCGAACTGGTCCGAGCACTTCAAGGCCGCCATGGTCGAGGCGCTGGCCGAGCTGGGCGTCGAGTACGACCCGATCAGCCAGACCGAGCAGTACACCGCCGGCACCTACCGCGAGCAGGTGCTGTTCGCGATGAAGCACCGCGGCGACATCGACGCGATCCTCGACCAGTACCGGACCAAGGGCAAGCCCGGCAAGAAGCCCCAGCAGAAGCAGGTCGACGAGGCCGAGCTGGAGGCCGCCGAGGGCTCGGGCGCGGCCGCCGAGGACGACGGCAGCGTCGGCGAGGGCGGGTACTTCCCGTACAAGCCCTACTGCGCCGAGTGCGGCAAGGACTTCACCAAGGTGACGTCCTACGACGACGAGACCACCGAGCTGACCTACGTCTGCACCGAGGACGAGTTCACCGAGACGGTCAAGCTCAGCGAGTTCAACCGCGGCAAGCTGGTCTGGAAGGTCGACTGGCCCATGCGCTGGGCCTACGAGGGCGTGATCTTCGAGCCCTCCGGCGTCGACCACTCCTCGCCCGGCTCCTCCTTCCAGGTCGGCGGGCAGATCGTCGGCATCTTCGGCGGCGAGCAGCCGATCGGACCGATGTACGCCTTCGTCGGCATCAGCGGCATGGCCAAGATGTCCTCCAGCAAGGGCGGGGTCCCGACCCCGGCCGACGCGCTGAAGATCATGGAGCCGCAGCTGCTGCGCTGGCTCTACGCCCGCCGCAAGCCCAACCAGTCCTTCAAGATCGCCTTCGACCAGGAGATCCAGCGGCTCTACGACGAGTGGGACAAGCTGGAGGCCAAGGTCGCCGACGGCTCCGTGCTCCCCGCCGACGCCGCCGCCCACGCACGCGCCGTACGCGTCGCCTCGCACGAGCTGCCGCGCACCCCGCGCCCCATGGCCTACCGGACGCTCGCCTCGGTGGTGGACATCACCGGCGGACACGACGAGCAGACCCTGCGCATCCTCAGCGACCTGGAGCCCGAGCGGCCCCTGACCTCGCTCGACGAGGTCCGCCCGCGCCTGGACCGCGCCGAGAACTGGATCACCACCCAGGTCCCGGCCGACCAGCGGACCCTGGTGCGCGAGGAGCCCGACGCAGAGCTCCTGTCCTCCCTGGACGACGAGGGACGCGAGTCCCTGCGCCGCCTCGTGGACGGCCTCGACTCGCACTGGTCGCTCGACGGGCTCACCACGCTCGTCTACGGCGTGCCCAAGGTGATGGCCGGCCTGGAACCGGACGCCAAGCCGACGCCGGAGCTCAAGATCGCGCAGCGCACGTTCTTCGCCCTGCTGTACCGGCTGCTCGTGACCCGGGAGACCGGGCCGCGCCTGCCCACGCTGCTGCTCGCGGTGGGGGCGGAGCGGGTGCGCAAGCTGCTCGCCGTCTGA
- the argS gene encoding arginine--tRNA ligase has protein sequence MASVPSLASSVNQRVADALASALPDAGASDPLLRRSDRADFQANGILALAKKAKANPRELATTVVEGIDAGDLIKEIEVSGPGFLNITITDRAIVETLAARAADDRLGVPLAAKPGTTVIDYAQPNVAKEMHVGHLRSAVIGAAMVEILEFTGEKVVRRHHIGDWGTQFGMLIQYLMEHPHELDHKAEDGAEVSGEEAMSNLNRLYKASRTLFDSDEEFKTRARARVVDLQAGEAQTLALWQRFVDESKIYFYSVFNKLDMDIQDPDVVGESGYNDMLVETCKLLEDSGVAVRSNGALCVFFDDVKGPDGNPTPLIVQKSDGGFGYAATDLSAIRDRVGNLGATELIYVVDARQSLHFKMVFETARRAGWLNDEVKAVQLAFGTVLGKDGKPFKTREGETVRLVDLLDEAIDRAAAVVREKAQDLSEEEITERAAQVGIGAVKYADLSTSASRDYKFDLDQMVSLTGDTSVYIQYAYARTKSILRKADEAGGRKPAAHPELELAPAERALGLHLDHFGELLSEAAAEHAPHKVAAYLYQLSSLFTTFYSECPVIKPEPELAVGENRLFLCELTARTLSKGMSLLGIRTPEKL, from the coding sequence ATGGCCTCGGTCCCTTCCCTCGCTTCTTCCGTCAACCAGCGCGTCGCCGACGCACTCGCCTCCGCCCTGCCGGACGCCGGTGCGAGCGACCCGCTGCTGCGACGAAGCGACCGGGCCGACTTCCAGGCCAACGGCATCCTGGCGCTCGCGAAGAAGGCCAAGGCCAACCCGCGCGAGCTGGCGACGACCGTGGTCGAGGGCATCGACGCCGGTGACCTGATCAAGGAGATCGAGGTCTCCGGGCCCGGCTTCCTCAACATCACCATCACCGACCGGGCCATCGTCGAGACGCTGGCGGCCCGCGCCGCGGACGACCGCCTCGGCGTGCCGCTCGCCGCGAAGCCGGGTACGACGGTGATCGACTACGCGCAGCCGAACGTGGCCAAGGAGATGCACGTCGGCCACCTCCGGTCCGCCGTGATCGGCGCGGCGATGGTGGAGATCCTCGAATTCACCGGCGAGAAGGTGGTCCGTCGCCACCACATCGGCGACTGGGGCACCCAGTTCGGCATGCTCATCCAGTACCTGATGGAGCACCCGCACGAGCTGGACCACAAGGCGGAGGATGGCGCGGAGGTCTCCGGCGAGGAGGCCATGTCCAACCTGAACCGCCTCTACAAGGCCTCGCGCACGCTCTTCGACTCCGACGAGGAGTTCAAGACGCGGGCCAGGGCCCGGGTGGTGGACCTCCAGGCGGGCGAGGCGCAGACGCTGGCGCTGTGGCAGCGGTTCGTGGACGAGTCGAAGATCTACTTCTACTCCGTCTTCAACAAGCTGGACATGGACATCCAGGACCCCGACGTCGTCGGCGAGTCCGGCTACAACGACATGCTGGTGGAGACCTGCAAGCTGCTGGAGGACTCGGGCGTGGCCGTCCGTTCCAACGGCGCGCTCTGCGTGTTCTTCGACGACGTCAAGGGCCCGGACGGCAACCCGACCCCGCTGATCGTCCAGAAGTCCGACGGCGGCTTCGGCTACGCCGCGACCGACCTCTCGGCGATCCGCGACCGGGTGGGCAACCTGGGCGCGACCGAGCTGATCTACGTGGTCGACGCGCGGCAGTCCCTGCACTTCAAGATGGTCTTCGAGACGGCGCGCCGGGCGGGCTGGCTGAACGACGAGGTCAAGGCCGTGCAGCTGGCCTTCGGCACCGTGCTGGGCAAGGACGGCAAGCCGTTCAAGACCCGTGAGGGCGAGACGGTCCGGCTGGTGGACCTCCTCGACGAGGCGATCGACCGTGCCGCGGCCGTGGTCCGGGAGAAGGCCCAGGACCTGTCCGAGGAGGAGATCACCGAACGTGCGGCGCAGGTCGGCATCGGCGCGGTGAAGTACGCGGACCTGTCCACCTCGGCCTCGCGCGACTACAAGTTCGACCTGGACCAGATGGTCTCGCTGACGGGTGACACGTCCGTGTACATCCAGTACGCGTATGCCCGTACCAAGTCGATCCTGCGCAAGGCGGACGAGGCCGGCGGCCGCAAGCCGGCCGCGCACCCTGAGCTGGAGCTGGCCCCGGCCGAGCGTGCGCTGGGCCTGCACCTGGACCACTTCGGCGAACTGCTCTCCGAGGCTGCCGCCGAGCACGCCCCGCACAAGGTCGCCGCGTACCTCTACCAGCTGTCCTCGCTGTTCACGACGTTCTACTCCGAGTGCCCGGTCATCAAGCCCGAGCCGGAGCTCGCTGTCGGCGAGAACCGCCTGTTCCTGTGCGAGCTGACCGCCCGCACCCTCAGCAAGGGCATGTCCCTCCTCGGCATCCGCACCCCCGAGAAGCTCTGA
- a CDS encoding VOC family protein, with amino-acid sequence MNGPYKAGTPCWIDLMVPDQQAALDFYCDLFGWQGEIGSPETGGYSVCTLKGKPVAGIMKAMNPDGAVPDPMPPTVWTTYLATDAIDATLKSVTDAGGTVMMGPMDVMDLGRMAVIADPTGAVVGLWQAGTFDGAGIVNEHGALIWNELTTGDVPAAVAFYTTVLPVTTAESSMPGADGYTEFQVGGRAVGGMMNMDKLPPGVPPHWMPYFHVDDVDSVQAAAVRAGGTVLAPAFDMVAGRMAVLADPQGGGFSIITATAPEQPA; translated from the coding sequence ATGAACGGCCCCTACAAGGCCGGCACCCCCTGCTGGATCGACCTGATGGTTCCCGACCAGCAGGCCGCCCTCGACTTCTACTGCGACCTCTTCGGCTGGCAGGGCGAGATCGGCTCGCCCGAGACCGGCGGGTACTCCGTCTGCACCCTCAAGGGCAAGCCCGTCGCCGGGATCATGAAGGCGATGAACCCGGACGGCGCCGTCCCCGACCCGATGCCCCCGACCGTGTGGACCACGTACCTGGCCACGGACGCCATCGACGCCACCCTCAAGTCCGTCACCGACGCGGGCGGCACGGTCATGATGGGCCCGATGGACGTCATGGACCTCGGGCGGATGGCCGTCATCGCCGACCCGACCGGCGCCGTCGTCGGCCTGTGGCAGGCGGGCACCTTCGACGGAGCGGGCATCGTCAACGAGCACGGCGCGCTCATCTGGAACGAGCTGACCACCGGCGACGTCCCCGCCGCGGTCGCGTTCTACACCACCGTCCTGCCCGTCACCACCGCCGAGTCCTCGATGCCGGGCGCCGACGGGTACACCGAGTTCCAGGTCGGCGGCCGTGCGGTCGGCGGGATGATGAACATGGACAAGCTTCCGCCGGGCGTTCCGCCGCACTGGATGCCGTACTTCCACGTCGACGACGTGGATTCCGTCCAGGCGGCAGCCGTCCGCGCCGGGGGCACGGTCCTCGCTCCCGCCTTCGACATGGTGGCGGGCCGGATGGCCGTCCTCGCCGACCCGCAGGGCGGCGGCTTCTCGATCATCACGGCGACCGCTCCGGAGCAGCCCGCCTGA
- a CDS encoding DUF3995 domain-containing protein, whose product MKDSTRRRTGRALAALLAADGLVHLYWATGLTWPAPDERTLSLAVLGSEVSFGPPVVLPLAALTLTGAAAVLAHAEGRGGGPVPRAARLVTAAVAAGLAVRGLAGLGWAAGLLDSPADGPFRTLNLALYTPACLGFGWAAARLARAR is encoded by the coding sequence ATGAAGGACTCGACACGCAGGCGCACCGGGCGGGCGCTCGCCGCACTGCTGGCCGCCGACGGGCTGGTCCACCTGTACTGGGCCACCGGCCTGACCTGGCCCGCCCCCGACGAGCGGACCCTGTCCCTGGCCGTGCTCGGCTCCGAGGTGTCCTTCGGCCCGCCCGTCGTCCTGCCGCTCGCCGCGCTCACCCTGACCGGCGCCGCCGCCGTGCTCGCGCACGCGGAGGGGCGGGGCGGCGGGCCCGTCCCGCGGGCCGCCCGCCTGGTGACGGCCGCCGTCGCCGCCGGGCTGGCCGTACGGGGCCTCGCGGGCCTGGGCTGGGCCGCCGGTCTCCTCGACAGCCCGGCGGACGGCCCCTTCCGCACCCTCAACCTCGCCCTGTACACCCCCGCCTGCCTCGGCTTCGGCTGGGCCGCGGCCCGGCTGGCCCGGGCCCGGTGA
- a CDS encoding RNA polymerase sigma factor — protein MHDLLDHLTPYIARICHPIALADGPDATQEALLAVFRSLRTLRDPEALYGWVRSIAVREAVRTARRAGRDRPVEPADVPGRDDPELAADIEDVLARLSPAHRAVLVLRDVEGLDEESAAALLGVPPGTAKSRLHRARTSFRKAWFS, from the coding sequence CTGCACGACCTCCTCGACCACCTGACCCCGTACATCGCCCGGATCTGCCACCCGATCGCCCTCGCGGACGGCCCGGACGCCACGCAGGAGGCCCTGCTCGCGGTCTTCCGGTCCCTGCGCACGCTCCGCGACCCGGAGGCCCTGTACGGCTGGGTCCGGTCCATCGCCGTCCGCGAGGCCGTCCGCACCGCCCGGCGCGCGGGCCGCGACCGCCCCGTGGAACCGGCCGACGTACCCGGCCGGGACGATCCGGAGCTGGCCGCCGACATCGAGGACGTCCTGGCCCGCCTCTCACCCGCCCACCGGGCCGTCCTCGTGCTCCGCGACGTCGAAGGCCTCGACGAGGAGTCCGCCGCCGCCCTGCTCGGCGTCCCGCCGGGCACCGCCAAGTCCCGGCTGCACCGGGCCCGTACGAGCTTCCGGAAGGCGTGGTTCTCATGA
- a CDS encoding SRPBCC family protein: MTHEVDPDLDPVARLRIMAAGVPGARVVEATLPAPVEAVWAVMSDLEGEFGRFQPDMRSVRVLRVAGDRVEALARSKYGLRAHFHGVLRPGWCWLQSRFLIIGMAAAPTPDGSTRVALTGGVRVPGRAAIVPVGAERELRVAMTRLAGRVSGTGP; the protein is encoded by the coding sequence ATGACGCACGAAGTGGATCCGGATCTGGATCCGGTCGCCCGGCTCCGCATCATGGCGGCCGGCGTCCCGGGAGCCCGGGTCGTCGAAGCGACCCTCCCCGCCCCCGTGGAGGCGGTCTGGGCGGTGATGTCGGACCTGGAGGGCGAGTTCGGCCGCTTCCAGCCGGACATGCGCAGCGTGCGCGTGCTCCGGGTCGCGGGGGACCGCGTGGAGGCCCTGGCCCGCAGCAAGTACGGCCTGCGGGCCCACTTCCACGGCGTCCTGCGCCCGGGCTGGTGCTGGCTCCAGAGCCGCTTCCTGATCATCGGCATGGCCGCCGCCCCCACCCCCGACGGCAGCACCCGAGTCGCCCTGACGGGCGGCGTACGCGTCCCCGGCCGCGCGGCGATCGTCCCGGTGGGCGCGGAGCGGGAGCTGCGCGTCGCGATGACCCGGCTGGCGGGGCGGGTCAGCGGCACCGGACCCTGA
- a CDS encoding ATP-binding protein yields the protein MTARDDREVNLHTQPALVQERLYLRSPQTISAARHFTRDTLDAWGRASRHDDVLLCVSELATNALRYGVPRGRGYLLRLLTYDGTVRVEVHDSGPGLSRIGERAPGRGLVLVDALADAWGVLPRAPGKVVWCEFRRL from the coding sequence GTGACTGCGCGCGACGATCGGGAGGTGAATCTGCATACTCAACCCGCCCTGGTTCAGGAGCGCCTCTACCTGCGCTCACCCCAAACCATCAGCGCTGCACGACACTTCACACGTGACACCTTGGACGCCTGGGGCAGGGCCTCCCGCCACGACGACGTGTTGCTCTGCGTGAGCGAGCTGGCGACCAACGCCCTGCGGTACGGGGTCCCGCGCGGGCGGGGGTACCTGCTGCGGCTGCTCACGTACGACGGGACCGTCCGCGTCGAGGTGCACGACAGCGGGCCCGGGCTGTCGCGGATCGGGGAACGGGCGCCGGGGCGGGGGCTCGTGCTCGTGGACGCCCTTGCCGACGCCTGGGGCGTGCTGCCCCGGGCGCCGGGCAAGGTCGTCTGGTGCGAGTTCCGCCGCCTCTGA
- a CDS encoding helix-turn-helix transcriptional regulator, producing the protein MPPKKRARPNATTMKMVGQMVAAARVAKNLTQKQLGELVNLDAETIASIEQGRRALMPNVAELMDLHLGLPGILAVAAHGMPSVDGPPPWAEEYLRLEDGAIALSWFDNQVVPGLLQTENYARAVITCRVPAHPEAEIESLTALRVARKAILRRETPPTLSFVIWEAVLRDRIGGDEVHAEQLRHLRECADLPHLSLQVMPLGRTSHAGLDGPFILLETPDHHHLGYTETQRGSQLISALDELSILARKYAMLRTQALNTEQTRGLLDRLLGEP; encoded by the coding sequence ATGCCACCGAAGAAGCGCGCACGGCCCAACGCGACCACCATGAAGATGGTGGGACAGATGGTGGCCGCCGCACGCGTAGCCAAGAACCTGACCCAGAAGCAGCTCGGAGAGCTGGTCAATCTGGACGCGGAGACCATCGCCTCCATCGAGCAGGGCCGCCGCGCGCTGATGCCGAATGTCGCGGAGCTGATGGACCTGCATCTGGGGCTGCCGGGGATTCTGGCCGTAGCGGCGCACGGGATGCCTTCCGTGGACGGTCCTCCGCCGTGGGCGGAGGAATACCTTCGGCTGGAGGACGGCGCGATCGCGCTCTCCTGGTTCGACAACCAGGTCGTACCGGGCCTGCTCCAGACGGAGAACTACGCCCGGGCGGTCATCACGTGCCGGGTGCCGGCCCACCCGGAAGCGGAGATCGAGTCACTGACCGCGCTACGCGTTGCCCGCAAGGCGATCCTGCGCCGCGAGACTCCTCCGACGCTCAGCTTCGTCATCTGGGAAGCCGTCCTGCGGGACCGCATCGGTGGTGACGAGGTGCACGCGGAGCAGCTGCGCCACCTGCGCGAGTGTGCCGATCTACCGCACCTGAGCCTTCAGGTGATGCCTCTTGGGCGCACCTCGCACGCTGGGCTCGACGGCCCGTTCATCCTGCTGGAGACCCCGGACCACCACCACCTCGGCTACACGGAAACCCAGCGCGGGAGCCAGCTCATCTCGGCCCTGGATGAGCTCAGTATCCTGGCGCGCAAGTATGCAATGCTGCGCACTCAGGCCCTCAACACCGAGCAGACGCGGGGCCTGTTGGATCGCCTGCTAGGAGAGCCATGA
- a CDS encoding DUF397 domain-containing protein yields the protein MSPTTALKWFKSSYSGSEGGACLEVAIAWQKSTYSDGEYAACVEVANCATQVHVRDSKVPHGPVLDLTPAAWATLTEWTAR from the coding sequence ATGAGCCCCACGACCGCCCTGAAGTGGTTCAAGTCCAGCTACAGCGGCAGCGAGGGGGGCGCCTGCCTGGAAGTCGCCATCGCCTGGCAGAAGTCCACGTACAGCGACGGCGAATACGCCGCCTGCGTGGAGGTCGCCAACTGCGCGACTCAGGTCCACGTCCGCGACAGCAAGGTCCCGCACGGCCCCGTGCTGGACCTGACCCCCGCCGCCTGGGCCACCCTCACGGAGTGGACCGCTCGCTGA